CTCCCATAAAGAAGGCTGCGCGCCCGTTCCCATCCCATCAAGACTTCCAGCCAAGCCGTGTGCCCGCTGATTCAAACGTTCCGCGCGAACCTTATCCTGCGCATCTTCCGAGATCGACCGCTGCGTCGCAAAAAGTGGCAACTGCTCCCAATCCGCGACGAAATCCGCCACACCTCGCGTTCTAATTTTATCAGCGAGCGCGTTATCTTTCAAAATTCGTGCCTCACGTGCTTCCTCAGATTCCAAACCAGGCGAAGCACTCTGCAAAACAAGTGTCCGAATCCGATCAGGGTACAGCGTCGCAAGCCCAAGAGCCAAGCGCCCTCCCATCGAATAACCAAGCACCGATGCCGCACGCACGCCAAGCCCATCCAAAATCGCGATCAAATCCGCCGCCTGTTCCTCCATTCCGTATCGCGCAGAATCAAGCGGAGCATCCGTATTCCCGTGCCCCAACAAGTCCACCGTCACACAATGAAAGTCCGCAGCAAACATCGGTAAAATCGCATCATACGTAGCGTG
The sequence above is drawn from the Listeria weihenstephanensis genome and encodes:
- the menH gene encoding 2-succinyl-6-hydroxy-2,4-cyclohexadiene-1-carboxylate synthase codes for the protein MRIRNVDYHVVETNQESGRGTLLLLHGFTGSHATYDAILPMFAADFHCVTVDLLGHGNTDAPLDSARYGMEEQAADLIAILDGLGVRAASVLGYSMGGRLALGLATLYPDRIRTLVLQSASPGLESEEAREARILKDNALADKIRTRGVADFVADWEQLPLFATQRSISEDAQDKVRAERLNQRAHGLAGSLDGMGTGAQPSLWEALPELQIPTLLLAGQEDQKFCGIALEMKTVLPDAKYITFSNAGHTIHIEQPEAFGCAVRNWLRIRGGTE